CCGGTCCCGAACCGAGATCGTCCCCGCGTCCTCCTCGTTCCCGCCGAGGATCAGCATGTAGGGAACCCGGTCGGCGTGCGCGTCCTGAATCTTCCGCCCGACCGTCCACGACCGGTCCTCGACCTCGACGCGGAAGCCGGCGTCCTGCAGTTCGTTCTTCACGCGGTGTGAGTACCCGAGGTTGTCGTCCGACACCGGCAGGATGCGGACCTGCTCGGGGGCGAGCCACAGCGGGAACTTCCCGTTGAAGTGCTCGACGAGCACCATGAAGAAGCGCTCGTAGGAGCCGTACAGCGCGCGGTGGATCATCACTGGCTGGTGGTCCTCGTTGTCCTCGCCCGTGTACGAGAGGTCGAACCGCTCGGGCATGTTGAAGTCCAACTGAACCGTCGGGCCGTCCCACTCTCGTCCGAGCGCGTCCTCGAACGCGAAGTCGATCTTCGGCCCGTAGAACGCACCGTCGCCCGGTTCCAGATCGTAGTCGATGCCCTGATTCTCGAGGACCGACCGGAGCTGTGACTCCGCCTGCTCCCATATCTCGTCGCCGCCGACCGACTTCTCCGGGCGCGTGGCGAGTGCGACGTGTGCCTCCAGTCCGAAGGTGTCCAACACCTCGTAGATGGCGTCCATCACCTGATTGACCTCCTGTTCGATCTGCTCCGGCTTGCAGAACAGGTGGCCGTCGTCGATGGTGAACGACCAGACGCGCGAGAGACCCGAGAGTTCACCGCGCTGTTCCCGGCGGTACACCTTCCCGTCCTCGAAGTAGCGCACCGGCAGGTCGCGGTACGACCACGAGTGCTGGTCGAAGATGGTCGCGTGGCCCGGGCAGTTCATGGGCTTCAGGCCGTACTCCTCGTCGTTCACGTCCATCAGGAACATGTCGTCGGCGTAGTTCTCGTAGTGGCCCGACTGCTTCCACAGTTCCGTCCGGAACAGGTGCGGCGTCTCGACCGGTTCGTAGCCCGCGTCGACGTTTAGCGATCGGGCGTAGTCCGCCAGTTCGTCGAGGATCTTCTTCCCGTTCGGGTGGTACAGCGGGAGCCCCGGCCCCGTCACCTCGGGGATGGAGAACAGGTCCATCTCGCGGCCGATCTTCCGGTGGTCGCGCTCCTTCGCCTCCTCGCGCATCTCCATGAACTCCGCGAGTTCGTCCTCACTCGGGAAGGCCGTCCCGTAGACACGCGTCAGCATCTCGTTGTCCTCGTCGCCGCGCCAGTAGGCCGACGAGATGTTCAGCAGTGTGAACCCGCCGATCTCGCCCGTCGACTCGACGTGGGGACCCTTACAGAGATCCTCGAACTCGGCCTGCCGGTAGAAGGAGACCTCCTCGTCGTCGGCGGCTTCGGTGTCGAGGATCTCCCGTTTGAACCGGTTGTCCTCGTAGACCTCGAACGCCTCCTCGCGGGAGCGCGTGAACCGTTCGATGTCGTAGTCCTCGTCGATGATGTCGTGGGCTTCGGCCTCGATCTCCTCGAGGTCGTCGCTGTCCAGATCGACGCCGTAGATGTCGTAGTAGAAGCCCTCGTCCGTCCATGGGCCGATGGTCAGCTCCGCGTCCGGGTACAGGCGGAGCAGCGCCTGCGCGAAGACGTGGGCCGCCGAGTGGCGCAGGGTGTCGAGATACTCGTCGCTGTCCTCCGTCACGATCTCCAGTCGCGCGCCGTCCGGCACCACCGTCGCCTTGTCCACGAGGTCGCCGTCTATCACGCCGGCGACTGTGTCGCGCCCGAGACCCGGCCCGATCTCGAACGCTACGTCCGCCACCGTGGACCCCTCCGGGACGGTCAGTTCCGTGCCGTCCGGGAGGATCACTGCGATCTCACTCATATCACGACGAAGCCGGTGCCGTGGGATAAGCCTTTACGGTCGCGTCCGGCCCGCTGTGTGGCACTCTCTCGCATGGGTCGGTCCCCCGAAGCGGTGTGTGGACCATACGTTTCAAACCCTCAGGCAGAGAACCGGGGGATATGCGATTCGACCGCCAAAGCGGTGTCTTCATGCACGTCACGTCGCTGCCCGGCCCGCACGGGATCGGCGATCTCGGCGACGGCGCACGGGAGTTCGTCGACTTCCTCGACCGCGCCGACCAGTCGCTCTGGCAGGTCTGCCCCCTCGGGCCGACCTCCAGCGCCCACGGCGACTCGCCGTACCAGTCCTACTCGGCCTTTGCCGGCAACCCACTGCTGGTGAGTCTCGACCGCCTCCACGAACAGGGGTGGCTGACGGACGAGGACCTCGCGGACACACCCGACCTCGACCGCCACAGCGTCGAGTACGACCGCGTCCGGACGTTCAAACAGGACCGCCTGCGTGACGCCGCCCGGCGGTTCGACGAGACCGCAAGCGACTCCGAACTGGCCGAGTTCGAGGCGTTCTGCGACGAACAGGCGTCGTGGCTCGACGGTTACGCGCTGTTCATGTCCCTGAAGTCGCACTTCGGCGGCGACCTCTGGACGAACTGGCCCGAGGCCGTGAAGACCCGCGACCCGGACACGCTGGCCGAGTACCGGGAGGAGTTGGCCGACGAGATTCACTACCACGAGTTCTGCCAGTTCGTCTTCTCTCGTCAGTGGCAGGACGTGAAGCAGTACGCGAACGACCACGGGGTGAAAGTGGTCGGCGACCTGCCCATCTACGTCGCGCTGGACAGCGCCGACGTGTGGTCCGCGCCCGAGGCGTTCCAGTTGGACGAGCACAACGAACCGACCGCGGTCGCCGGGGTCCCGCCGAACGACAACGACTCGGGGCAGCGCTGGGGGAACCCGCTGTACGACTGGGAGCACCTCGCGGAGACGGGCTACGACTGGTGGATGGACCGCCTGTCGCGGCTGTTCGAGCAGGTGGACGTGACCCGTATCGACCACTTCCGCGGGTTCGACCGCTACTGGGCCATCCCGGCCGACTCCCAGTCGCCGGGAGACGGCGAGTGGCGCGAGGGGCCGCAGGACGACTTCTTCGAGACGGTCGAGGCCGAGTTCGGCGACCTGCCGTTCGTCGCGGAGGATCTCGGCTTCGTCGACGAGGGTCTGGTCCGACTGCGTGACGGCTTCGACTTCCCCGGGATGAAGGTCCCCCACTACGCCGACTGGTGTGCCGAGTACAACGACCACCAGCCACAGCACTTCCCGGAGAACGCGGTGGCGTACACCTCGACACACGACACGAACACTATCGTCGGCTACTACGAGCACCTCGACGACCGACAGAAGGACTGTCTCCACTACAACCTCGGCGTCGACGGCTCCCGGATCAACTGGTCGATGATCGAGGCGGTCTGGAAGTCGAACGCGGTCATCGCGTTGACGACGATGCAAGACGTGCTGGGTCTGGACAGCCACGCCCGCTTCAACACGCCCGGCACCGCCGAAGGCAACTGGCGCTGGCGCGTGACGAGCGAGGGACTGCACGACGACGCCGCAGACGAACTGTCGTACCTGACGGAACTGCACCTGCGGTAGGTCGTCCCCACCACCATCGGGGATCAGTCTCCCGTGTCCCCACCGCGATCCGGGATCAGTCTCCCGTGGTCCGGGTCACTCGCTCTGTGCGTCGACGACCGCGACGCCGGCGAGGTTCACGATGTCCTTCACCTCGTCGCCGCGCTGGAGGACGTGGACCGGCTTGTCCATCCCGACCAGCATCGGGCCGATGGCCTCTGCACCGCCGAGACGCTGGAGCAACTTGTAGCCGATGTTGCCCGCTTCGAGGTTCGGGAACACCAGCACGTTCGCCGTCTCGTCTAAGTCGGCGAAGTCGTAGGTCCCCGTCAGGATGTCCTCGACGACCGCCGTGTCGGCCTGCATCTCCCCGTCGACCGGGAAGTCGACGGTCGAGTCGTCGTGGAGCAGGTTCACCGCCTCGCGTGGCTTCCGGGTCCCCTCGTTGTCCACCGATCCGAAGTTCGAGTACGACAGCATCGCGGCCCGTGGTTCGACGTTGAACCGGCGAGCGAGGTCGGCGGTGTGTTTCGTGATCTCCGCGAGCGTCTCCGCGTCCGGATCGAGGTTGACGGTCGCGTCCGCACAGAAGACGATCCGGTTCTTGAACGTCAGCAGGTAGACCCCGGCCGCGTAGTTCGCGTCGTCGGCCGTGCCGATGACCTGCAGTGGTGGCCGGAGCGCGGAGGGGTAGTGGTGGGTGAGACCGGTCAGCATCGCGTCGGCGTCCCCCTGTTCGACCATCACGCTGGCGAAGTAGTTGCTGTCCCGGCGGACGAGTTCGCCGGCCTCCGACCGGGTGATCCCCTTCCGCTGCCGGAGTTCGTACAGTCGGTCGGCGTACGCCTCCGT
This genomic window from Salinirubrum litoreum contains:
- the thrS gene encoding threonine--tRNA ligase, with the translated sequence MSEIAVILPDGTELTVPEGSTVADVAFEIGPGLGRDTVAGVIDGDLVDKATVVPDGARLEIVTEDSDEYLDTLRHSAAHVFAQALLRLYPDAELTIGPWTDEGFYYDIYGVDLDSDDLEEIEAEAHDIIDEDYDIERFTRSREEAFEVYEDNRFKREILDTEAADDEEVSFYRQAEFEDLCKGPHVESTGEIGGFTLLNISSAYWRGDEDNEMLTRVYGTAFPSEDELAEFMEMREEAKERDHRKIGREMDLFSIPEVTGPGLPLYHPNGKKILDELADYARSLNVDAGYEPVETPHLFRTELWKQSGHYENYADDMFLMDVNDEEYGLKPMNCPGHATIFDQHSWSYRDLPVRYFEDGKVYRREQRGELSGLSRVWSFTIDDGHLFCKPEQIEQEVNQVMDAIYEVLDTFGLEAHVALATRPEKSVGGDEIWEQAESQLRSVLENQGIDYDLEPGDGAFYGPKIDFAFEDALGREWDGPTVQLDFNMPERFDLSYTGEDNEDHQPVMIHRALYGSYERFFMVLVEHFNGKFPLWLAPEQVRILPVSDDNLGYSHRVKNELQDAGFRVEVEDRSWTVGRKIQDAHADRVPYMLILGGNEEDAGTISVRDRKEREDDGIQLQEFKEHLISEREEKRTEPDFLDD
- the malQ gene encoding 4-alpha-glucanotransferase, with the translated sequence MRFDRQSGVFMHVTSLPGPHGIGDLGDGAREFVDFLDRADQSLWQVCPLGPTSSAHGDSPYQSYSAFAGNPLLVSLDRLHEQGWLTDEDLADTPDLDRHSVEYDRVRTFKQDRLRDAARRFDETASDSELAEFEAFCDEQASWLDGYALFMSLKSHFGGDLWTNWPEAVKTRDPDTLAEYREELADEIHYHEFCQFVFSRQWQDVKQYANDHGVKVVGDLPIYVALDSADVWSAPEAFQLDEHNEPTAVAGVPPNDNDSGQRWGNPLYDWEHLAETGYDWWMDRLSRLFEQVDVTRIDHFRGFDRYWAIPADSQSPGDGEWREGPQDDFFETVEAEFGDLPFVAEDLGFVDEGLVRLRDGFDFPGMKVPHYADWCAEYNDHQPQHFPENAVAYTSTHDTNTIVGYYEHLDDRQKDCLHYNLGVDGSRINWSMIEAVWKSNAVIALTTMQDVLGLDSHARFNTPGTAEGNWRWRVTSEGLHDDAADELSYLTELHLR